The Bacteroidia bacterium genome has a segment encoding these proteins:
- a CDS encoding PadR family transcriptional regulator — protein MQMRKGVLEFCILSILKQHDAYANEIIERLKDAKLIVVEGTLYPLLTRLKNDGVLSYRWEESPSGPPRKYYRITPEGETVLADLLKSWNELVESVNHITQSQSK, from the coding sequence ATACAAATGCGAAAAGGAGTGCTCGAATTTTGCATCCTTTCCATTCTTAAGCAACACGATGCTTATGCCAACGAAATCATTGAACGATTAAAAGATGCCAAACTAATCGTGGTGGAAGGCACCTTATACCCTTTACTAACACGCTTAAAAAACGATGGAGTTCTTTCCTATCGATGGGAAGAATCGCCCAGCGGACCACCAAGAAAGTACTACCGAATTACTCCGGAAGGCGAAACGGTTCTGGCCGACTTACTAAAAAGCTGGAACGAATTAGTTGAATCCGTTAACCACATTACTCAATCCCAATCCAAATAA